The Candidatus Thorarchaeota archaeon genome has a segment encoding these proteins:
- a CDS encoding 4Fe-4S dicluster domain-containing protein — MPRLGKMQKELMKSAHSKAATVIYPFTKEGLNIPKGLRGKWSYAEPEKCTGCKICERVCPSGAIEMIECRPDDFKTKTGVRPICHFDRCILCAQCVESCPRNVLRLDEEYEMAFLSRSDMVIY; from the coding sequence ATGCCTCGACTAGGTAAAATGCAAAAAGAGCTGATGAAGAGCGCTCACTCGAAGGCTGCAACAGTCATCTATCCCTTTACTAAAGAGGGTCTCAATATTCCTAAGGGCCTCCGAGGAAAGTGGTCTTATGCGGAGCCGGAGAAATGTACGGGCTGCAAGATCTGTGAACGAGTCTGTCCATCAGGAGCTATCGAGATGATTGAGTGTCGTCCTGATGATTTCAAGACCAAGACTGGTGTCCGACCAATCTGTCACTTTGACCGTTGCATCCTATGTGCGCAGTGTGTCGAGTCTTGTCCCCGAAATGTTCTCAGGCTCGATGAAGAGTATGAGATGGCATTTCTGAGTCGTAGTGATATGGTCATCTACTAA
- a CDS encoding 2-oxoacid:acceptor oxidoreductase family protein: MTRYEIRIGGFGGQGVVTMAVVMGETAALFDGKYVVQTQSYGPEARGGASKSEVVMDGEAEIDYPKVQNPDVFIAMSRAAYLSYKDGLKENGVLIIDEDLVEIEGDLPEGVKTYKIPATRIAEKEIGTKQATNVVMLGAFAVITKAISVEGLRKRIEERWPRFVKTNLLALDLGMKAGEAALTSGGK, from the coding sequence ATGACAAGATATGAGATCCGTATTGGCGGTTTTGGAGGGCAGGGTGTTGTGACCATGGCCGTTGTGATGGGCGAAACCGCCGCACTGTTCGATGGAAAGTATGTGGTACAGACCCAGTCATATGGCCCAGAGGCTCGTGGCGGTGCAAGCAAGAGCGAGGTGGTCATGGATGGAGAAGCTGAGATTGATTATCCCAAAGTACAAAATCCCGATGTCTTCATCGCAATGAGCAGGGCAGCCTATCTCTCATACAAGGATGGTCTCAAGGAGAATGGGGTTCTCATAATAGATGAGGATCTTGTCGAGATCGAAGGGGACTTGCCAGAGGGAGTAAAGACCTACAAGATTCCGGCCACCCGAATTGCAGAGAAAGAGATAGGAACCAAACAGGCCACAAACGTTGTCATGCTGGGTGCGTTTGCTGTGATAACAAAGGCGATCTCCGTTGAAGGACTCAGAAAACGAATCGAGGAACGCTGGCCACGTTTCGTCAAGACGAACCTTCTTGCTCTTGATCTTGGAATGAAGGCAGGAGAGGCTGCACTCACCAGCGGTGGCAAATAG
- a CDS encoding thiamine pyrophosphate-dependent enzyme — protein MTAAEKVLTHPMAKYMRTDRLPWIYCPGCSIGIVTNMIARAIEKLDIDFEKIAIVSGIGCTGRVSGYFKTGTFHTTHGRSIAFAEGLKIANPELEVIVVSGDGDIAAIGGNHLIHACRRNIDITVVCVNNFNYGMTGGQFGPTTEHGRYTQTSPRPLGDIEWPFNLVKLAASSGATFVARWTAVQVRRATRSIERGIAHKGFSFIEIVGACPTSYGRSNQLGDGVAMHRHLLEVADIQNGLPPHEAELEYNSRIVCGEFVDIEKPEYTEVLREAQAKMQQQKRK, from the coding sequence ATGACTGCTGCTGAGAAAGTTCTGACCCATCCAATGGCCAAGTACATGAGAACCGATAGGCTTCCATGGATCTATTGCCCGGGATGTTCTATTGGTATTGTGACCAACATGATCGCCAGAGCTATTGAGAAGCTCGATATTGACTTTGAAAAGATCGCCATCGTATCAGGTATCGGTTGCACCGGAAGAGTGTCAGGTTATTTCAAGACAGGCACATTCCACACCACCCATGGCAGGTCAATCGCTTTTGCAGAGGGCCTCAAGATCGCCAATCCCGAACTTGAGGTCATTGTTGTGTCAGGCGATGGAGATATTGCAGCAATCGGTGGCAATCACCTCATCCATGCCTGCAGAAGAAACATCGACATCACAGTCGTCTGTGTGAACAATTTCAACTATGGAATGACAGGGGGCCAGTTTGGACCAACAACCGAACACGGTAGATACACACAGACAAGCCCACGCCCACTTGGAGATATTGAGTGGCCATTTAATCTCGTCAAGCTTGCAGCATCTTCAGGAGCGACCTTTGTCGCACGATGGACCGCGGTCCAAGTAAGACGGGCCACAAGATCCATTGAACGAGGCATTGCCCACAAGGGATTCTCGTTCATCGAGATCGTTGGGGCCTGCCCAACTTCGTACGGCCGCAGCAATCAGCTCGGAGATGGTGTTGCTATGCACAGGCACCTATTGGAAGTTGCAGATATTCAGAACGGCCTACCACCTCATGAGGCTGAATTGGAATACAACTCACGTATCGTATGCGGTGAGTTCGTGGATATCGAGAAACCGGAATATACAGAAGTTCTTCGGGAAGCACAGGCAAAGATGCAGCAGCAGAAGAGGAAGTGA
- a CDS encoding 2-oxoacid:acceptor oxidoreductase subunit alpha, translating to MPERIMFTMGDVACAEGALSAGCRYFGGYPITPATEIAEWMSRRMPELGGAYVQYEDEIASITSVIGASWTGTKAMTATSGPGISLMQEAVGLAVMTETPLVIVNIMRGGPSTGQPTRGQQGDVMQAKWGSHGDYQIIALTPASVQEMFDQTVQAFNLAEQYRVPVFVLADETVGHMRERLVIPDEKDLKIVSRKKPTVSPEEYLPFKADEDLVPPMATFGSGYQFYATGLTHDERGYPSDKEHIQIELITRLSDKIRKNSDKIIDLERFQLDDADIAVIAYGTPSRSAKRAIRMAREEGIKVGLLRLKTVWPFPEKTIMDLAGEVKQIIVAEQNLGQVYHMVRAYTGTTPVRLMAKPAGMPQLPHEIFDVIKEVA from the coding sequence ATGCCAGAACGTATCATGTTCACCATGGGCGATGTAGCCTGCGCAGAGGGAGCCCTCAGTGCGGGATGCAGATATTTTGGGGGATACCCAATCACCCCTGCAACAGAGATAGCAGAATGGATGTCTCGAAGAATGCCCGAGCTGGGGGGTGCTTATGTTCAATATGAGGATGAGATTGCCTCCATAACCAGTGTGATTGGAGCATCATGGACCGGAACGAAGGCCATGACGGCCACATCAGGACCGGGGATCAGCCTCATGCAGGAGGCCGTCGGTCTTGCAGTAATGACCGAGACCCCACTTGTAATCGTGAATATCATGCGAGGCGGGCCAAGTACAGGTCAGCCAACACGTGGCCAACAGGGTGATGTCATGCAAGCCAAATGGGGTAGTCATGGGGACTACCAGATCATAGCCCTGACCCCAGCCTCTGTGCAGGAGATGTTCGATCAGACCGTACAGGCCTTTAATTTGGCCGAACAATATCGGGTCCCGGTCTTCGTCTTAGCAGATGAGACTGTAGGGCATATGCGAGAACGCCTCGTCATTCCTGATGAGAAAGACTTGAAGATAGTCTCACGAAAGAAGCCTACGGTCAGCCCGGAGGAGTACCTCCCATTCAAGGCAGATGAGGATCTCGTCCCCCCAATGGCAACATTCGGGTCGGGCTATCAATTCTATGCAACAGGCCTGACCCATGATGAGAGAGGATATCCCTCAGACAAGGAACACATTCAGATCGAATTAATCACAAGACTGAGTGATAAGATCCGTAAGAATTCTGACAAGATTATTGACTTAGAACGATTCCAACTTGATGATGCAGACATTGCAGTCATCGCATATGGTACACCATCAAGAAGTGCAAAGAGAGCTATCCGAATGGCACGTGAGGAAGGAATCAAAGTAGGGTTGCTCCGTCTTAAGACCGTCTGGCCGTTCCCAGAGAAGACCATCATGGACTTGGCTGGTGAGGTCAAACAGATCATTGTTGCTGAACAGAATCTCGGTCAGGTGTATCATATGGTGCGAGCGTATACTGGTACTACACCCGTACGCTTAATGGCAAAACCTGCGGGGATGCCACAACTGCCACACGAGATCTTTGATGTGATAAAGGAGGTTGCGTAA
- a CDS encoding 4Fe-4S binding protein has translation MSSVRKPITPKPPRQREKVLVILQEQCKQCGLCVEFCPKNVLCLDMTKYNRKGYHPVDACDIEACVNCEFCERICPDMAIFLADRDEAREAYEKGALEEGTIIPEFEAEKKEAK, from the coding sequence ATGTCATCTGTGCGCAAGCCAATAACGCCAAAACCGCCCAGACAAAGAGAGAAGGTCCTAGTGATCTTACAGGAACAATGCAAACAATGTGGACTCTGCGTTGAGTTCTGCCCGAAGAATGTACTCTGTCTCGACATGACAAAATACAACAGAAAGGGATACCATCCTGTTGATGCATGTGATATTGAGGCATGTGTAAATTGTGAATTCTGCGAGCGAATTTGCCCAGACATGGCAATATTCCTTGCCGACCGGGATGAGGCAAGGGAGGCCTATGAGAAGGGCGCGCTTGAAGAAGGGACAATAATACCAGAGTTCGAGGCTGAGAAAAAGGAGGCAAAATAA
- a CDS encoding helix-turn-helix domain-containing protein yields the protein MSDEASLEDLAKALKGKTLQVYWYMLRHPVPMTAREIQRGTRLSSPSLSMHHLERLKNLGLVDKDVHGQYTIRRDVRVGVLNLFVGRGRLMVPRYLFYATFYTSITASLLTVAILTNSITNWLSVTLIIILLSLDVLLWTETLRIWREQPFPEGEE from the coding sequence TTGTCTGACGAGGCATCCCTAGAGGACTTGGCAAAGGCACTCAAAGGCAAGACCCTCCAAGTCTACTGGTACATGTTACGCCATCCTGTCCCGATGACTGCTCGGGAGATTCAACGTGGGACACGCCTCTCAAGCCCTTCCCTCTCAATGCACCATCTAGAACGCCTCAAGAATCTTGGTCTTGTTGATAAGGACGTTCATGGGCAGTACACTATTCGACGAGATGTCCGGGTCGGAGTATTGAATCTCTTTGTAGGCCGGGGTCGTCTGATGGTCCCCCGTTATCTCTTCTATGCCACCTTTTATACTTCCATCACCGCCTCTCTGCTCACAGTGGCAATTTTGACGAACAGTATTACCAATTGGCTCTCGGTCACGCTCATAATTATTCTTCTCTCACTTGATGTTCTTCTCTGGACCGAGACACTGAGAATATGGCGCGAACAACCATTTCCGGAGGGTGAGGAATGA
- the hdrB gene encoding CoB--CoM heterodisulfide reductase subunit B: protein MTEAQKYSFFLGCVMPNRFPNVEKSIREVMPLLGVELEDLPGASCCPAPGVIRSFNESTWLAIASRNLALAEKAGNDIITGCNGCYGTFKETLAAVHDDPEKLKEVQQIFKGMGLKFSGEADAKHLIEVIYSFGPEAIKKMVKRPLTGLKVAVHYGCHLLKPSKNRPWHQTERHTFLDDLVEATGATSVKYKDKYMCCGAGGGVRGSNAPVSVDIAKEKFDNMMDAGVDIIVDVCSFCHLQFEISQPQLNKEFGENRYQIPVFYYTQLLGLALGLDPEQLGLNKHVVSTQGILDRILG, encoded by the coding sequence ATGACAGAGGCACAAAAGTATTCGTTCTTCTTGGGCTGCGTGATGCCAAACAGGTTCCCGAATGTGGAGAAGAGCATCCGCGAAGTGATGCCTCTGCTTGGTGTGGAACTTGAGGATCTACCGGGGGCAAGTTGCTGTCCGGCCCCAGGAGTGATCAGGTCGTTCAACGAGTCAACATGGTTGGCCATTGCTTCTAGAAATCTTGCACTGGCCGAAAAGGCAGGAAATGACATCATCACGGGATGCAATGGCTGCTATGGCACGTTCAAAGAGACCCTTGCTGCCGTTCATGACGACCCTGAAAAGCTCAAAGAGGTCCAACAGATATTCAAGGGCATGGGTCTCAAGTTCTCAGGGGAGGCCGATGCAAAACACCTCATCGAGGTAATCTATTCTTTTGGGCCAGAGGCAATAAAGAAAATGGTGAAGCGTCCACTCACAGGTCTAAAGGTGGCCGTGCACTATGGCTGTCATCTCCTGAAACCAAGCAAGAACCGACCATGGCACCAGACAGAACGGCATACATTTCTTGATGATCTTGTAGAGGCCACTGGTGCAACGAGCGTCAAATACAAGGACAAATACATGTGCTGTGGTGCTGGTGGCGGGGTCAGAGGGAGTAATGCTCCTGTGAGTGTGGACATCGCAAAGGAAAAATTCGACAACATGATGGATGCAGGTGTGGACATCATTGTAGATGTCTGTTCATTTTGCCATCTCCAGTTTGAGATCTCCCAGCCACAGCTGAACAAGGAATTCGGCGAGAACAGATATCAGATTCCAGTCTTCTACTACACCCAGCTATTGGGGCTTGCACTTGGGTTAGACCCGGAACAGCTCGGGCTGAATAAGCATGTTGTGAGCACTCAGGGAATTCTAGACAGAATCTTGGGATGA
- the hdrC gene encoding CoB--CoM heterodisulfide reductase subunit C — MAISREIIDDEDIDPTFVDAIVKAGADRIRTCIQCGTCSSVCPSGRRTAFRTRELIRKALLGLKEEVLSSPDLWLCATCLTCLERCPRQIRVTEAIIIMRNMAVAEGYMLPQHRKASEKLIRTGHAVPLDDANREMRRELGLSEIPPTTHASEEALKQVQEIFRRTHFIELVRKTEEHE; from the coding sequence ATGGCAATCTCCCGTGAAATCATCGATGACGAAGATATCGATCCCACCTTCGTGGATGCCATTGTCAAAGCAGGGGCTGATAGAATCAGAACTTGTATTCAATGCGGAACATGTTCAAGTGTCTGTCCAAGTGGTAGACGCACGGCCTTTAGAACAAGAGAACTCATTCGGAAGGCGCTCTTGGGCCTGAAAGAAGAAGTCTTGAGTTCTCCCGATCTCTGGCTCTGCGCAACATGTCTGACCTGCCTTGAACGTTGCCCCCGACAGATTAGGGTCACGGAGGCGATCATCATCATGCGTAACATGGCTGTTGCCGAGGGGTATATGCTTCCACAACATAGGAAGGCGTCGGAGAAACTCATCAGGACAGGGCATGCGGTCCCGCTAGATGATGCAAATCGAGAGATGCGAAGGGAACTCGGGCTCAGTGAGATCCCACCAACCACACATGCAAGCGAAGAGGCACTCAAACAGGTTCAGGAGATATTTCGGAGAACACACTTCATCGAGCTTGTCAGAAAGACAGAGGAGCACGAGTAA
- the hdrC gene encoding CoB--CoM heterodisulfide reductase subunit C, with amino-acid sequence MSTDMEPIVIDEPDTAFVEMIKETGGPNIQNCYQCGTCSGSCPAGARTNYLVRSIIRKALLGLKEAVISAPELWYCTTCYTCQDRCPQDVRPTDVIKAIRNIAVAHGHMLMNHRKTAAKVVETGHAVPLDKESWQKLRESVGLKPVPPNASGNPWAIEEIQKITKRSGFDTLIGYEEIMKAQAEKAKKE; translated from the coding sequence ATGAGCACGGACATGGAACCAATCGTCATTGACGAACCTGACACTGCATTTGTAGAGATGATAAAAGAAACAGGTGGCCCGAACATTCAGAACTGCTACCAGTGTGGCACCTGTAGTGGAAGTTGTCCCGCAGGAGCACGGACTAATTATCTCGTCCGATCGATCATTCGAAAAGCGCTCCTTGGACTAAAGGAGGCAGTGATCTCTGCACCTGAGTTATGGTATTGTACTACCTGCTATACCTGCCAAGACAGGTGTCCTCAGGATGTCCGACCGACCGATGTCATCAAGGCGATCCGAAATATTGCAGTTGCCCATGGTCATATGTTAATGAATCACAGAAAGACAGCGGCCAAGGTGGTCGAGACCGGTCATGCTGTTCCTCTTGACAAAGAGTCGTGGCAGAAGCTTCGAGAATCTGTTGGTCTGAAACCTGTTCCACCTAATGCAAGCGGTAATCCATGGGCAATAGAGGAGATTCAAAAGATCACTAAGAGGAGTGGTTTCGACACCCTCATCGGTTATGAGGAGATCATGAAGGCCCAGGCTGAAAAGGCAAAGAAGGAGTAG
- the hdrB gene encoding CoB--CoM heterodisulfide reductase subunit B, with protein MARPKFFHFLGCIIPHRYPSIEKAVNIVFEDLGMELLDMVGATCCPAPGVFGSFDRVTWATIAARNLTIAEQGGAPITTGCNGCFASLWDSAHELREDEELRQKVNENLAEIGREFKGTVEVTHYVDALVSVAGMDKIRKKVVRPLTGVRMALHPGCHWMRPQAFKQKDNSERPRIFRELCEASGAEYVPYKDELMCCGAGGAVRTADIKVSLDFTRQKFDSILAAGGADIIVTPCPFCELQLDLGQVEIKKHFDIEYQFDVLHVVELLALAFGHDPEEFGLKTHLQYLQRKSVPALEQLGLNV; from the coding sequence ATGGCGCGACCAAAGTTTTTCCATTTTCTTGGATGCATCATCCCCCATCGTTATCCTAGTATTGAGAAGGCTGTAAACATTGTGTTTGAGGATCTTGGCATGGAGCTGTTAGATATGGTGGGTGCAACTTGTTGTCCTGCTCCTGGTGTCTTTGGGTCCTTTGATCGTGTCACATGGGCAACTATTGCGGCGCGTAATCTGACCATTGCTGAGCAGGGTGGTGCTCCTATCACTACTGGGTGTAATGGTTGTTTTGCCAGTCTATGGGATTCGGCTCACGAACTACGAGAAGATGAAGAGCTCCGTCAGAAGGTCAATGAGAATCTTGCAGAGATCGGACGTGAGTTCAAAGGCACGGTGGAAGTCACTCATTATGTTGATGCACTTGTCTCTGTAGCAGGGATGGACAAGATTCGTAAGAAGGTGGTTCGCCCCCTCACTGGTGTGCGAATGGCACTGCATCCTGGGTGCCACTGGATGCGTCCACAGGCCTTCAAGCAAAAAGATAACTCCGAACGACCTCGTATCTTTAGGGAATTGTGTGAGGCATCAGGGGCCGAATACGTCCCCTATAAGGATGAACTCATGTGCTGCGGTGCTGGTGGTGCAGTACGAACTGCTGACATCAAGGTTTCTCTTGATTTCACACGACAGAAGTTCGATAGTATTCTGGCGGCAGGTGGGGCCGATATCATTGTCACACCCTGTCCGTTCTGTGAACTACAGCTTGATCTTGGGCAGGTAGAGATCAAGAAGCATTTTGATATCGAGTATCAGTTTGATGTTCTTCACGTTGTGGAACTTCTTGCTCTGGCCTTTGGCCACGACCCTGAAGAGTTCGGCCTCAAGACGCATCTTCAATATCTCCAACGGAAGAGCGTGCCTGCTCTTGAACAACTGGGCCTAAATGTCTAA